A section of the Aminiphilus circumscriptus DSM 16581 genome encodes:
- a CDS encoding ABC transporter ATP-binding protein, whose amino-acid sequence MRLEVRNAAFAYGHGDEFRWIFRNVSFSLEPGAVFCLLGPNGTGKSTLLKCIAGFLPLREGSVHLGETPTAHLSRREFARHVAYVPQHHVPSFPYAVLDVVLMGRTPHLSYLGKPGFRDRRIAWAALERLGISSLAAKPYTEISGGERQLVLLASVLSQEPRILLLDEPTTHLDFGNQIRFLEILRRLAGEGMAVLMSTHAPEQAFLAGTTAAILKEGHLSPPASPERVITEQAILDTYGVAVRIVADPSGETKGCVPLRSGK is encoded by the coding sequence ATGCGCCTGGAGGTGCGGAACGCGGCCTTCGCCTACGGGCACGGCGACGAGTTCCGGTGGATCTTCCGGAACGTGAGTTTCTCCCTGGAGCCGGGAGCGGTGTTCTGTCTTCTGGGGCCGAACGGCACGGGAAAGTCCACGCTCTTGAAATGCATCGCCGGCTTTCTTCCGCTCCGGGAGGGAAGCGTCCACCTCGGGGAGACCCCGACAGCACACCTGTCCCGCCGGGAATTCGCACGACACGTGGCCTACGTTCCCCAGCACCACGTTCCGTCCTTTCCCTACGCGGTGCTCGACGTGGTGCTCATGGGGCGCACGCCCCACCTTTCCTATCTCGGCAAACCCGGCTTCCGAGACCGCCGCATCGCCTGGGCCGCGCTGGAGCGCCTCGGCATCTCTTCCCTGGCGGCAAAACCCTACACGGAAATCAGCGGCGGGGAACGCCAGCTCGTGCTCCTCGCCTCGGTGCTTTCTCAGGAACCGCGGATTCTTCTCCTCGACGAACCCACGACCCATCTGGATTTCGGAAACCAGATCCGGTTTCTGGAGATTCTGCGACGCCTCGCCGGCGAGGGAATGGCGGTGCTCATGTCCACTCACGCACCGGAGCAGGCCTTCCTTGCGGGAACCACCGCGGCCATCCTGAAAGAGGGACACCTCTCGCCTCCCGCATCACCCGAAAGGGTGATCACCGAACAGGCAATTCTGGACACCTACGGTGTAGCGGTTCGCATCGTCGCCGATCCCTCGGGAGAAACCAAGGGCTGCGTTCCCCTGCGAAGTGGAAAATAG
- a CDS encoding ABC transporter permease, with the protein MDYIAEGVLQALSLLLAGDEETWDAIFTTMKLSSLSIAASLALGIPLGFLLGYAEFPGKKICRAVVDTLLALPTVVVGLLVYAFISRRGPLGELGLLFTLPGVAIGQVILALPVVVAMTATAVESLDRRLSLTLLTLGAGRSQLALASLLESRYGVLLAAASAYGRIISEVGVSMMIGGNIKWHTRTITTAITLETGKGEFAMGVALGLVLLLVAFLVNGSASLLRRRGRA; encoded by the coding sequence ATGGACTATATCGCTGAAGGTGTTCTGCAGGCTCTGTCGCTCCTTCTTGCCGGCGACGAGGAGACCTGGGACGCCATTTTCACCACGATGAAGCTCTCGTCCCTCTCCATCGCAGCCAGTCTCGCCCTGGGCATCCCTCTGGGTTTTCTTCTGGGGTACGCGGAGTTTCCGGGGAAAAAGATCTGCCGCGCCGTGGTGGACACGCTCCTCGCCCTGCCCACGGTGGTCGTCGGGCTGCTCGTCTACGCCTTCATTTCTCGGAGGGGCCCCCTGGGGGAACTGGGACTCCTTTTCACGCTTCCCGGTGTCGCCATCGGACAGGTGATCCTCGCGCTTCCCGTGGTGGTGGCCATGACGGCCACCGCGGTGGAGAGTCTGGACCGGCGCCTTTCCCTTACACTGCTCACGCTGGGGGCGGGGCGGAGTCAGCTCGCCCTGGCGAGCCTGCTCGAATCCCGCTACGGCGTGCTCCTCGCGGCGGCGAGCGCCTATGGACGCATCATCTCCGAGGTGGGGGTCTCCATGATGATCGGAGGCAACATCAAGTGGCACACCCGGACCATCACCACCGCCATCACCCTCGAGACGGGAAAGGGGGAGTTCGCCATGGGGGTGGCCCTCGGGCTGGTTCTCCTCCTGGTGGCCTTTCTGGTGAACGGGTCCGCGTCGTTGCTGCGAAGGAGGGGGCGCGCATGA
- a CDS encoding ABC transporter substrate-binding protein, which produces MTRHGSIGKKGFTALLVAAALFVTVLPAAARTVTDQLGRTVAIPDKVERVVCLQHHALNLMLEMQAGDRLVGILDTWKKDLSEGILKVWPKLNELPMPGGLRAVNVEEVLALKPDLVIVTHYFPKEFIEQMEKAGLPVVAFSFYRADYEQASRLNPKLVDPDKAYTEGMKDGIALMGEVLGTQDKAAELTAYIMEKRALVGTRLADVPEEKKIRCYMANPDLYTYGSGKYTGVIMDRAGGKNVAAELDGYQQVSMEQILLWAPQVIFVQDRYRKVFDEIRAGGTWAQLDAVKDGKVYLTPEYVKPWGHPCPESMALGELWMAKKLYPDLFADVDLQEAANDFYTRFYGVPYSGEH; this is translated from the coding sequence ATGACAAGGCACGGCAGCATCGGAAAAAAGGGGTTCACGGCGCTTCTCGTCGCAGCGGCACTGTTCGTCACGGTCCTTCCCGCAGCGGCGCGGACCGTGACGGATCAGCTAGGACGGACCGTGGCAATTCCGGACAAGGTTGAGCGCGTGGTCTGCCTGCAGCATCACGCGCTCAACCTGATGCTCGAGATGCAGGCGGGAGACCGTCTCGTGGGCATTCTCGACACGTGGAAGAAGGACCTCTCCGAGGGGATCCTCAAAGTCTGGCCCAAACTCAATGAGCTGCCCATGCCCGGAGGACTCCGGGCCGTGAACGTGGAGGAAGTGCTCGCCCTCAAGCCAGACCTGGTGATCGTCACCCACTATTTCCCCAAGGAGTTCATCGAACAAATGGAAAAGGCGGGACTCCCCGTGGTGGCCTTTTCGTTCTACCGGGCGGACTACGAACAAGCCTCCCGGCTGAACCCAAAGCTTGTCGATCCGGACAAGGCCTACACGGAGGGAATGAAGGACGGCATCGCCCTCATGGGCGAGGTCCTCGGCACCCAGGACAAGGCGGCGGAACTCACCGCTTACATCATGGAAAAGCGCGCGCTGGTGGGCACGCGCCTCGCCGACGTCCCCGAGGAGAAAAAGATCCGCTGCTACATGGCGAACCCCGATCTGTACACCTACGGCTCCGGCAAATACACCGGAGTCATCATGGACCGGGCGGGCGGCAAAAACGTGGCGGCGGAACTCGACGGCTACCAGCAGGTCTCCATGGAACAGATCCTCCTCTGGGCACCCCAGGTCATCTTCGTGCAGGACCGGTACCGCAAGGTCTTCGACGAAATCCGCGCGGGAGGAACCTGGGCACAGCTCGACGCCGTGAAAGACGGCAAGGTCTACCTCACGCCGGAGTACGTGAAACCCTGGGGACACCCCTGCCCGGAGTCCATGGCCCTGGGTGAGCTGTGGATGGCCAAGAAACTCTATCCGGACCTCTTCGCCGACGTGGATCTCCAGGAAGCGGCGAACGACTTCTACACCCGCTTCTACGGCGTTCCCTATTCGGGGGAACACTGA
- a CDS encoding substrate-binding domain-containing protein, protein MIRLQTWNKRLALLLFVVAVSVFVALPASAAKEVRLSSTIGPIDAGIVKVFADTFEKKTGIKVVFEGAGTGATLEKAKTGNFDMVMVHARKLEDKFIADGFGIDRRDVMYNDFVILGPKEDPAGVRGMKDAAEAFKKIAAAGAPFVTRGDNSGTHVKEMEIWEKAGMKPEGDWYILYEIGKAGNKATTEFANRRNAYVLMDRATVLTLGKSISLEVLVEGDPFLFNYIAVIRVNPDKFPGLNVAEALAFTDWLCGDEAQSIIKEFGVDKYGQPLFFPNSDEWKAKHPQ, encoded by the coding sequence ATGATTCGTCTACAGACGTGGAACAAGCGCCTTGCACTTCTTCTCTTCGTCGTGGCCGTCTCGGTGTTTGTCGCGCTTCCCGCCAGTGCGGCAAAGGAAGTGCGGCTCTCCAGCACCATCGGCCCCATCGACGCGGGCATCGTGAAGGTTTTCGCAGACACCTTCGAGAAGAAGACGGGGATCAAGGTCGTCTTCGAGGGGGCAGGAACGGGAGCGACCCTCGAAAAGGCCAAGACGGGGAACTTCGACATGGTCATGGTCCATGCCCGGAAGCTGGAGGACAAGTTCATCGCGGACGGGTTCGGCATCGACCGGCGGGATGTGATGTACAATGATTTCGTCATCCTCGGCCCCAAGGAAGACCCCGCGGGTGTGCGTGGAATGAAAGATGCCGCCGAGGCGTTCAAGAAGATCGCCGCTGCGGGTGCGCCTTTCGTGACCCGGGGGGACAATTCGGGAACCCACGTGAAGGAAATGGAAATCTGGGAAAAGGCGGGCATGAAGCCCGAGGGCGACTGGTACATCCTCTACGAGATCGGCAAGGCGGGCAACAAGGCCACCACGGAGTTTGCCAACCGCCGGAACGCCTATGTCCTCATGGACCGTGCCACGGTACTTACCCTGGGGAAGAGCATTTCCCTCGAGGTGCTCGTGGAGGGAGATCCCTTCCTGTTCAACTACATCGCCGTGATCCGGGTGAATCCCGACAAATTCCCCGGCCTGAACGTGGCGGAGGCATTGGCCTTCACGGACTGGCTCTGCGGTGACGAAGCCCAGAGCATCATTAAGGAATTCGGCGTGGACAAGTACGGGCAGCCGCTCTTCTTCCCCAATTCCGACGAGTGGAAGGCGAAGCATCCCCAGTAG
- a CDS encoding extracellular solute-binding protein, with amino-acid sequence MHETTLHILHAGSLSRVMEELRHRLAERFPHLSLLGRGGGSVALAEEILRGSPCDLYLTADYRNIEDLLRGSGKLIRAVRFACNAKVLSFSGASRFAEQVNEANWFELLADPEVCLASTPPDADPGGYRTLMVLQLAELHYGRPGLAARILDNPRRLVLPAETPTHEINAMARSGVIDYMIRYRSSSVDLGFRTVPLPGEINLGDPRHAPFYKKASVELHTLGGTITVRGEPIVYGAAIPESAKHPEAAEAFLELLLSPEGTAILERRGFIPFTAQIGTAS; translated from the coding sequence ATGCACGAAACGACACTGCACATCCTGCACGCGGGGAGCCTTTCCAGAGTGATGGAAGAGTTGCGCCACCGTCTCGCGGAGCGGTTTCCGCATCTCTCCCTTCTCGGCAGAGGTGGAGGCAGCGTCGCTCTGGCGGAGGAAATCCTCCGGGGATCGCCTTGCGACCTGTATCTCACGGCGGACTACCGAAACATCGAGGATCTGCTCCGCGGAAGCGGAAAACTGATCCGCGCCGTGCGCTTCGCCTGCAACGCAAAGGTCTTGAGCTTCTCCGGCGCCTCCCGGTTCGCCGAACAGGTGAACGAGGCGAACTGGTTCGAGCTTCTCGCCGACCCGGAGGTGTGCCTCGCCTCCACGCCCCCCGACGCGGACCCAGGCGGCTACCGCACGCTCATGGTGCTGCAGCTCGCCGAACTCCACTACGGACGTCCCGGGCTTGCGGCGCGCATTCTGGACAACCCCCGGCGCCTCGTCCTGCCGGCGGAGACGCCGACCCACGAGATCAACGCCATGGCCCGTTCGGGCGTGATCGATTACATGATACGCTACCGCTCTTCCTCGGTGGATCTGGGCTTCCGCACCGTCCCGCTTCCCGGGGAGATCAACCTCGGCGATCCTCGACACGCCCCGTTCTACAAAAAGGCCTCGGTGGAACTCCATACCTTGGGAGGAACGATCACCGTGCGGGGGGAACCCATCGTCTACGGCGCCGCGATTCCCGAAAGCGCGAAACATCCCGAAGCGGCGGAGGCGTTTCTGGAACTACTCCTTTCGCCGGAAGGAACGGCGATTCTCGAAAGACGCGGCTTTATTCCCTTCACCGCCCAAATCGGCACCGCGTCTTGA
- a CDS encoding putative sulfate/molybdate transporter encodes MKYGSFEFSLRELAGSMGDFGTLFPLAVGYMVTCGLDPSGFLVVMGLANIVTGLVYRLPLPVEPMKVLAVTAVAGHWPPYLVFASTFTMGLVWLFFAATGLIDRVAKITPPSVVRGIQASLGVLLAMEALRLIDGDLLLGVASVLVVLLLRDNARAPAALVLMGMGVVILAVRGDLASLPGIRFSLPPLTGFALGDMWHSLVQGGFAQIPLTATNAVIATSALISEYWPDRRISERRLSLNMGIMNCVGAFLGGFPLCSGAGGLAGQYYFGARTGGANIIEGVLEVTLGLFLGSSLARLFERFPGAIIGAMMLLVGLQLTTSLVLVKRDRHLLPLLATLSVSLATNMAFGFLAGLFAHHILLPRISGDEKKPEL; translated from the coding sequence GTGAAATATGGCTCCTTCGAGTTTTCCCTGCGTGAACTCGCCGGTTCCATGGGTGATTTCGGCACGCTCTTTCCTCTCGCGGTGGGGTACATGGTGACCTGTGGCCTCGATCCGTCCGGTTTTCTCGTCGTGATGGGTCTCGCCAACATCGTCACGGGTCTCGTGTACCGTCTGCCGCTTCCCGTGGAACCCATGAAGGTCCTTGCCGTGACTGCCGTGGCGGGACACTGGCCCCCCTATCTGGTCTTCGCATCGACCTTCACCATGGGGCTCGTGTGGCTCTTCTTCGCCGCCACGGGTCTCATCGACCGCGTTGCCAAGATCACGCCTCCCTCGGTGGTGCGGGGAATCCAGGCATCCCTGGGGGTGCTCCTCGCCATGGAGGCGCTGCGCCTCATCGACGGGGACCTGCTGCTCGGCGTCGCCTCAGTTCTCGTGGTGCTCCTGCTTCGGGACAACGCCCGCGCCCCCGCGGCGCTCGTGCTCATGGGCATGGGGGTGGTCATCCTCGCCGTGCGGGGAGATCTCGCGTCCCTTCCGGGAATTCGATTCTCATTGCCCCCGTTGACGGGCTTCGCCCTGGGAGACATGTGGCATTCCCTGGTCCAGGGCGGTTTCGCCCAGATCCCCCTCACGGCCACCAACGCGGTGATCGCCACGTCCGCCCTCATCAGCGAATACTGGCCGGACCGGCGGATAAGCGAACGACGCCTTTCCCTGAACATGGGCATCATGAACTGCGTCGGGGCCTTTCTCGGCGGTTTTCCCCTCTGTTCCGGCGCGGGAGGGCTCGCGGGGCAGTACTACTTCGGCGCCAGGACGGGCGGGGCCAACATCATCGAGGGAGTGCTCGAGGTCACGCTCGGGCTCTTTCTCGGCAGTTCGCTGGCACGGCTCTTCGAGCGCTTTCCCGGCGCCATCATCGGCGCCATGATGCTCCTGGTGGGGCTCCAGCTCACCACGTCACTGGTCCTCGTGAAGCGCGACCGGCATCTGCTTCCCCTCCTCGCCACCCTTTCGGTCTCTCTGGCGACGAACATGGCCTTCGGCTTTCTCGCGGGGCTCTTCGCACACCACATCCTGCTCCCGCGCATTTCCGGCGATGAGAAAAAACCGGAACTCTGA
- a CDS encoding ABC transporter substrate-binding protein, with the protein MRTRCARSLLSALLVLFFTGTVSSGAATARTLSIPYVKAMLNIPAILEVRLGLLGKAFAREDVTVTLRRIDAGPLQIQALASGSIDLANSLGGTLLLPAAAAGLDLRIVGVSARSPKTFALFTTAPEIRTVADLAGKTVACPKGTLPHQLLHEALRQEGIEPSTVTLLSLAQPEVLTVLLGGKTDAAALGGTAADRAAAAGARILANGEGKIGGITYLVTTGDFARKHPDLIRRLLEVRAEAVAFLREHPEEAFRLASEETGLSIEALRSQAERSDYDPTLRPSDREDLEHVQTFLLDTEILSAPLPLEDLYALP; encoded by the coding sequence ATGCGCACGCGATGCGCACGCTCCCTGCTCTCCGCCCTGCTCGTCCTCTTTTTCACGGGCACCGTCTCGAGTGGAGCCGCAACGGCACGCACGCTCTCCATTCCCTATGTGAAAGCGATGTTGAACATTCCGGCCATTCTGGAAGTGCGGCTCGGCCTTCTGGGAAAAGCCTTCGCCCGGGAAGACGTCACCGTGACACTCCGGCGGATCGACGCGGGACCGCTGCAGATTCAGGCATTGGCCTCCGGATCCATCGACCTCGCCAATTCCCTGGGAGGCACGCTCCTGCTGCCTGCCGCGGCCGCGGGACTCGATCTCCGGATCGTCGGCGTCAGTGCCCGCTCGCCCAAGACATTCGCATTGTTCACCACCGCACCGGAGATCCGCACCGTGGCGGATCTGGCCGGAAAAACCGTGGCATGTCCCAAGGGAACTCTGCCGCATCAGCTCTTGCATGAGGCTCTTCGTCAGGAGGGAATCGAGCCGTCCACGGTAACACTGCTTTCCCTGGCGCAACCCGAAGTACTGACGGTCCTTCTCGGCGGCAAAACGGATGCGGCGGCTCTGGGAGGCACGGCAGCGGATCGGGCAGCCGCGGCGGGAGCCCGTATTCTCGCGAACGGAGAGGGAAAGATCGGGGGAATCACCTATCTCGTGACCACCGGAGACTTCGCTCGAAAACACCCCGATCTGATTCGGCGTCTTCTCGAGGTCCGTGCGGAGGCAGTGGCGTTTCTGCGGGAGCACCCCGAGGAGGCATTTCGTCTGGCATCGGAAGAGACGGGGCTTTCCATTGAAGCCCTCCGGTCTCAGGCGGAACGCTCTGACTACGATCCGACGCTGCGTCCTTCCGACAGAGAGGATCTCGAACATGTGCAAACCTTTCTTCTCGACACGGAAATCCTTTCCGCGCCTCTGCCTCTGGAGGATCTGTACGCGCTGCCCTGA
- a CDS encoding ATP-binding cassette domain-containing protein yields MTGDALYEVRNLKRAYGTQTVLDVAHLVIPERSVVGFVGPNGSGKSTLLRILAFLDPPSGGSLSFGGRMFWNGGDGDAEGPRSEMALENARSEVTLLLQEPYLLKRSVFENVAYGLRVRGGLSGEEMRERVFGGLEAVGLDPERFASRAWYQLSGGEAQRVALASRLVLRPRALLLDEPTASVDVQSAARIKEAALRARDEWGTTLVVVSHDILWLNEVADEVVHFYGGKIVGVGPENLVSGPWEEEAGGMVLRRLTDGQILRAARPSGGVSADAVAAVDPGSLLLALSLPEGISARNALRCSVAQMLYENGTGRVLVKVVAGGLSLTARLTAEAVRELGLHPGQEVLTIVKATAFRWL; encoded by the coding sequence ATGACCGGAGACGCCCTCTACGAGGTCCGGAATCTCAAACGCGCCTACGGCACGCAAACTGTGCTCGACGTGGCGCATCTGGTCATTCCCGAGCGGAGCGTCGTGGGCTTCGTCGGTCCCAACGGCAGCGGCAAGAGCACGCTTCTCCGGATCCTCGCCTTTCTCGATCCGCCGAGCGGCGGTTCCCTGTCGTTCGGAGGGCGGATGTTCTGGAACGGCGGCGACGGCGACGCGGAGGGGCCGAGAAGCGAGATGGCCCTGGAGAATGCCCGGAGCGAGGTCACGCTGCTCCTGCAGGAACCCTACCTCCTGAAGCGAAGCGTCTTCGAGAACGTGGCCTACGGGCTGCGGGTCCGGGGCGGCCTCTCCGGGGAGGAGATGCGCGAAAGGGTCTTTGGAGGATTGGAGGCTGTGGGGCTCGACCCCGAGCGATTCGCCTCCCGCGCCTGGTATCAGCTTTCGGGAGGCGAGGCCCAAAGGGTGGCCCTGGCGTCGCGCCTCGTGCTGCGTCCCCGGGCATTGCTGCTCGACGAGCCCACGGCGAGCGTGGACGTGCAGAGTGCGGCGCGCATCAAGGAAGCGGCGCTGCGCGCACGGGACGAATGGGGAACCACCCTTGTGGTGGTGAGCCACGACATCCTCTGGCTGAACGAGGTGGCCGACGAGGTGGTCCATTTCTACGGAGGTAAGATCGTCGGCGTCGGCCCGGAGAACCTGGTCTCTGGCCCCTGGGAGGAAGAGGCGGGAGGGATGGTGCTCCGTCGCCTGACGGACGGTCAGATCCTGCGTGCGGCCCGCCCCTCCGGAGGCGTTTCTGCGGACGCGGTGGCCGCGGTGGATCCGGGTTCGCTTCTCCTCGCCCTCTCCCTTCCCGAGGGTATTTCCGCCCGCAATGCGCTTCGCTGTTCCGTCGCCCAAATGCTCTACGAAAACGGCACCGGACGGGTTCTCGTCAAGGTTGTCGCGGGTGGGCTCTCCCTCACGGCTCGGCTCACCGCTGAAGCCGTGCGCGAGCTGGGGCTTCATCCCGGCCAGGAGGTCCTGACCATCGTCAAGGCCACGGCCTTCCGCTGGCTCTGA
- a CDS encoding substrate-binding domain-containing protein: MHRRNVAFRFPRFSFLFVLTVALGLVLGGVAAAKAPVLRMATTTSTDNTGLLDYLAPLFQQATGIELQWVAVGTGKAIEFGKNGDVDILFVHDPESEKAFLDGGFGVNRRQVMYNDFIFIGPKEDPAKIQGLSAAEALKVIAAKKAVFTSRADKSGTHMKELALWQEAGIDVPDKEPWYIQVGQGMIQTINIAAERNGYTLTDRGTFIKYEENHKGNPPLVILSEGDKALRNQYSVIAVNPAKWSDARYDLAVKFIDWIVSPETQKVIAEFKLSGKQLFFPNAGE, from the coding sequence ATGCATCGGAGAAACGTTGCATTCCGTTTCCCGCGCTTTTCGTTCCTTTTTGTCCTCACCGTTGCTCTCGGCCTCGTGCTGGGCGGCGTCGCCGCGGCGAAGGCGCCTGTGCTGCGCATGGCCACAACCACCAGCACGGACAACACGGGACTTCTGGACTACCTGGCGCCCCTTTTTCAGCAAGCGACCGGAATCGAGCTTCAGTGGGTCGCTGTTGGAACCGGAAAGGCCATCGAGTTCGGCAAGAACGGCGACGTGGACATTCTCTTCGTCCACGATCCCGAGTCGGAGAAGGCGTTTCTGGACGGCGGCTTCGGCGTCAACCGCCGCCAGGTGATGTACAACGATTTCATCTTCATCGGTCCCAAGGAAGATCCGGCGAAGATACAGGGACTTTCCGCCGCGGAGGCCCTCAAGGTCATCGCTGCGAAGAAGGCGGTCTTCACGAGTCGCGCCGACAAATCGGGCACGCACATGAAGGAACTTGCCCTCTGGCAAGAGGCCGGAATCGACGTTCCCGACAAGGAACCCTGGTACATCCAGGTTGGACAGGGCATGATCCAGACCATCAACATCGCCGCCGAGCGGAACGGCTACACCCTCACCGACCGGGGCACCTTCATCAAGTACGAGGAGAACCACAAGGGCAATCCTCCCCTGGTGATCCTCTCCGAGGGTGACAAGGCCCTGCGGAACCAGTACAGCGTCATCGCCGTCAATCCCGCGAAGTGGAGCGACGCCCGCTACGACCTGGCGGTGAAGTTCATCGACTGGATCGTCTCTCCCGAGACGCAGAAGGTCATCGCGGAGTTCAAACTTTCCGGGAAGCAGCTTTTCTTCCCCAACGCGGGAGAATAG
- a CDS encoding FecCD family ABC transporter permease: MPKNSPDLSASSDPGSLSDASGGELLGPPGVPKKTLLFLFLLPTVLFFVSFAIGRYPIPLPTVLKIFASRVLPLSPDWESSMETVLFRLRLPRIAAAMLVGAGLSLSGAAFQGVFRNPLVSPYLLGVASGAGFGAALAILLSESLFVLQFSALLFGILAVALTFGIGRFYRGAPTLVLILGGVIVGAFFSSLTSLIKFVADPYEKLPAIVFWLMGSMARVTPENLRAVGPFIGGGTLLLLLLGWRLNILSMGDEEAKAMGVNAGRERAMILTICTLVTASSVCLSGIIGWVGLVIPHVGRILVGPDHRRLLPACLALGSTFLLLVDNCARAATAMEIPLGILTALVGAPLFAWMLSRKKVGW; the protein is encoded by the coding sequence GTGCCCAAGAACTCCCCGGATCTCTCCGCCTCCTCCGATCCGGGGAGCCTTTCCGACGCATCCGGCGGCGAACTCCTCGGACCTCCAGGCGTTCCGAAGAAAACGCTTCTGTTCCTCTTTCTCCTGCCCACGGTTCTCTTCTTCGTCTCCTTCGCCATCGGCCGTTACCCCATCCCACTGCCGACGGTGCTGAAGATCTTCGCCTCCCGGGTGCTTCCCCTCTCCCCGGACTGGGAGAGTTCCATGGAGACGGTACTCTTCCGGCTGCGCCTTCCCCGCATCGCCGCGGCCATGCTCGTCGGAGCGGGGCTTTCCCTCTCGGGAGCGGCCTTTCAGGGCGTGTTCCGCAATCCTCTGGTCTCACCCTACCTCCTGGGCGTCGCCTCCGGCGCCGGATTCGGCGCCGCTCTGGCGATCCTCCTCTCGGAAAGCCTCTTCGTGCTCCAGTTCTCGGCCCTGCTCTTCGGCATCCTCGCCGTGGCGCTCACCTTCGGCATCGGTCGCTTCTACCGGGGAGCACCGACACTCGTGCTCATCCTCGGAGGAGTCATCGTGGGGGCCTTCTTCTCATCCCTCACGTCCCTGATCAAGTTCGTGGCCGATCCCTACGAGAAACTTCCCGCCATCGTGTTCTGGCTCATGGGCTCCATGGCACGGGTGACGCCGGAGAACCTTCGCGCCGTGGGCCCCTTCATCGGTGGCGGAACGCTCCTGCTGCTCCTGCTCGGGTGGCGCCTGAACATTCTCTCCATGGGGGACGAGGAGGCCAAGGCCATGGGCGTGAACGCCGGAAGGGAGCGGGCAATGATCCTCACGATCTGCACCCTTGTCACGGCCTCGTCGGTCTGCCTCTCCGGAATCATCGGCTGGGTGGGGCTCGTCATCCCCCACGTGGGGCGCATCCTCGTAGGACCGGACCATCGGAGGCTTCTTCCCGCCTGCCTCGCCCTGGGCAGCACCTTTCTCCTTCTGGTGGACAACTGCGCCCGGGCGGCCACGGCAATGGAGATCCCCCTCGGAATTCTCACCGCCCTTGTGGGCGCACCGCTCTTCGCCTGGATGCTCTCACGGAAAAAGGTGGGATGGTGA
- a CDS encoding SAM hydrolase/SAM-dependent halogenase family protein — translation MNKLRKRVCVAVFLLVFFLSHTEAATTKTALVFQTDFGLKDGAVSAMKGVAFGVDTGLPLFDLTHEIPPYSIWEASYRLYQTLGYWPAGTVFVSVVDPGVGTERHSVVAKTKDGRYIVTPDNGTLTIVEERTGIDAVRLIDEAEHRLPGSEQSYTFLGRDLFAYVGARLASGQLTFEEVGPLVEGDLVRIPYQRAEIRNGTALGTIPVLDIQYGNVWTNIGKPLFDTLKPEFGKKYEVTIYREGKEVFKGNIPYVNTFGDVPEGEPLLFYNSLMELSLALNMDSFAGTFGIASGPEWSVSVKPAE, via the coding sequence ATGAACAAACTGCGCAAGCGCGTGTGCGTCGCGGTGTTCCTCCTCGTCTTTTTTCTCTCTCACACGGAGGCGGCGACGACAAAGACCGCCCTGGTCTTCCAGACCGACTTCGGCCTCAAGGACGGCGCGGTGTCCGCCATGAAGGGCGTCGCCTTCGGCGTGGACACCGGCCTCCCCCTGTTCGACCTGACCCACGAGATTCCCCCCTACTCCATCTGGGAGGCATCCTACCGCCTGTATCAGACCCTGGGATACTGGCCCGCGGGCACGGTGTTCGTCTCCGTGGTCGATCCCGGCGTGGGGACGGAACGCCACTCCGTGGTGGCAAAAACGAAGGACGGCCGTTACATCGTCACGCCGGACAACGGAACGCTCACCATCGTCGAGGAGCGGACGGGCATCGACGCAGTGCGCCTCATCGATGAAGCGGAACACCGGCTGCCGGGATCGGAGCAGTCCTACACGTTCCTCGGTCGCGACCTCTTCGCGTATGTGGGGGCCAGGCTCGCCTCGGGGCAACTCACCTTCGAGGAAGTGGGGCCTCTTGTCGAGGGCGACCTGGTACGCATCCCCTACCAGAGGGCGGAGATCCGGAACGGGACGGCGCTGGGAACGATTCCCGTGCTCGACATCCAATACGGAAACGTGTGGACCAACATCGGCAAGCCTCTCTTCGACACACTCAAACCCGAGTTCGGGAAAAAATACGAAGTGACGATTTACCGCGAGGGAAAGGAAGTGTTCAAGGGAAACATCCCCTACGTGAACACCTTCGGCGACGTCCCCGAGGGAGAGCCGCTGCTCTTCTACAACAGCCTCATGGAGCTGTCCCTGGCCCTCAACATGGACAGCTTTGCCGGAACCTTCGGCATCGCCTCCGGACCGGAGTGGTCCGTGTCGGTGAAGCCCGCGGAATAG